ATGGAGAATAAACAAGCTACAAAGCTTGATGCACAATTCCACAATAAATACCAACACAAATTAATAGTAGCAATATCAACAATTGACTATATCAATAATAAACATAAAAAATACACACAAAGCAATCTACTTTACTACTTTAATGGAAACTTAAAACGCAATGGTCATAAAGAAACTACTCTTAAAACACTTCAAAAATATCTTTATAAATTAGAAAAAGTATTTAAAGTAACAATTAATTATCACAAACACTTGGGTGTTAACATGGGAACTGAAGTTCATTACAAACTTAAATACTCTAAAAAAGAATGTCACCTTATAATCAATAAACACTTTAGAGATAAAAAAGAAGAAAGACACAAAAACCGTGTAAATGACTACTTAAAAAAAAGATGTAATAAAAAGGAGAGTGTAGAAAAAGCGGAGTGTTTTAATAATACTTATAATAATAAAGAAGAAGATAAGAACAACATAAAATCTATAGAAAAATTACAAGTACAGAAATACGCTAAGAAATGCAATTTTAAATCAAATGCTTTCCTTTCTATTTTGAATTTAGAAGTAGACAAAAATTTTAAAATTCAATTATTGAAAGCCATTAAAATAGCTGAAAATAATGTGTATGAAAAAATAAACAGGATTAAATCAAATAACAGTAAACTTGAGAGTAAACAAAAAGAATTAAGCAAGATACTAGATGAGACAAAAGCTAATCTAGAGAATGAAGGATATGATAGTAAACAATTAGAAACACAAATACAAAATGTATATGAACAATATAAGAACAAACCCCACTTTATCATAGAAAAAAATAAATACAGTGATTTAAAGAATATAATAGGAAAACTTAAGAAGTCAGTTGAGCGTGTTAAATCAAATACTAAGAAAGATAAAAGAGATATTAGGAATAACATCTTTAGCATACTCATTGATCAATTAAGGCATAAAGTAAGAATTGAAATGTTTGTACCGTTGCTGAAAGAATATTTGAGTAAACAGGAAAGGTTAGATTATGGAAAAGTATTTAATAATCAGTATTACTATGATTTTTTAGATTTAATAAAGAATGATCAAAAATACCTGAAGGATAATGAATTTAAACAGGTTATTAATTAAAGGACTTGTTATGAATGATGTAATAGACAATGTAGAGAAGAAAAAAATAAGGTTAATTCCAAAAGAAGAAAAACTTCTTTTTATTAAGATAGAAGAGATTGAAGGTCGAAAAATATATCACACTAAAATTATGAAGGATCTATATACATTTGATGTTGATAAAAATCAAAAAGACAAATTTTTTATTTCATTAAGAGGATTATTTAATGAGGAAAAGGCGGAATATTTTAGATTATTTCCTATAAAAGAAGGAGATAAATTCTTGGGTATTTATTACGGCTATAGAAAACCTATAAAGAATGCTGTCAGAAAATATGAAGAAAATGGAATTACTAAATCGGTTGCGTTTTCAAAAGTTTATTACATAGAATTTAGATTTAAAAAAGGAAGTGTATTTTGTTATTTAAGAAGTTTTATTTATCTTCTTAAAAAGAATAAAGTTCATAAACGATATTACAAAACTTTAATTGATATGTTAACAAAATTAGAGAGAGAAGTATATAAATTCTATGAAAAAAAATTACCGGAAGGAGGTCTTATAACTAAATGGATAGAAAAAAACCTAAAATAATTACAATCGCATCAATTAAAGGTGGTGTTGGAAAAAGTACAACTTGTTTAGCATTGGCATTTTTGCTATCAAAAAGAAATAAAGTTTTGGTAATTGATATGGATACGCAAGCATCAGTTACTAGTTATTATCACGATAAAATACAAGATAGTAATATAAGTTTAAAACATCATAATATATATGAAGTTTTGGTTAATGAGTTGGATATTAAAAAGGCAATTGTAAATATTGATGCTAACTTAGATTTATTGCCAAGTTATTTAAGTTTACATATGCTTAATGAAAATGACATGGAATTTAAGGAATTATTATTAAAATCAAATTTAAGTTGTTTTTGTAATGATTATAACTACATAATATTAGATACAGCTCCTAGTTTTGATGTGATATCGAAAAATGCATTACTTAGTAGTAATTATATTATTGTCCCAATAATAGCCGAAAAATGGGCAGTTGAGTGTTTAGATTTATTTGATTTTTTCTTAAATAAGTTAGGTTTAAAACTTCCGGTTTTTTTGCTTATAACTAGGTTTAAAAAAAATAATACTCATAAAGAATTTTTAAATTTGTTAAAAAGTAGAGGTGATTTTTTAGGTATTATATCAGAAAGAGAAGATTTAAATAGAAATATAGCAAGTAATTCTAAATTTTCCTTAAAAAAAGACTATATGAAGGAATATGAAAATGCTATTAATAAATTTTTAGTACATTTAAAAATGCTGTATGATGGCTAATTTTGTTCATTTAAGTTGTCCCGAATCGGGACAACTTAAATAATGTTGATTGCTTGAGGAGTTTTTATGATTATTAAAGTAAATAAAAGAAATTTGGATACAATTGATAATGATCAATTTGATTATTATCAAAAATTGAAAAATAAATTGATTAATAATTTTAAAAAGGAAATTTTTCATAAAATAGAAGTTATTAAGATTTTGAAAGAAATTAAGGATAATGAATATTATAAGTTGGATGGATACAATAGTTTTAATTCTTTTGCAAAGAATTATAAAATAGCAAGGACTCAAGTATATGACTATCTTAGATTAGCAAATGCTATAGAAGAAGGATTATTAGAAGAGAGTTTTATTATTGAGAATGGGCTTACTATCTCTTTATTATCATTGCGAGATAAAGAAGGAGTAAGCATTAAAAAATCAAGACAAAATCCAATAAAACCATTAAGATTTCAACTAAAAAAACAAGAGAGTTATGATTTTTATAAGAAAAATGCCAAGTTTACAAGTTTCTTAATGGATGAGCTTTTTGAAAATCAAAGGGATTTTCTTGACAAAATTTTGAAAAAGTATAAAGAATTAAAAGGAGAATAACGAGGAGTTTTTATGGGTAATTTAGCATATAAGATATATAGAACAGAAGATTTAAAGAATGAGTTTTTAAATAAGGGATTTACTGAAGAAGCTGTGAATTTTATTTTACTTCATAATGATAATTCTAAATTTGAAGTCTTAAGAGAAAAAATGAATTCATTAGAGCAGCAAATCATTAATGTAGAGAGTAACTTAAAAAAAGATATTGAATTTACTAAGGTAGAATTTAAACGGGACATATCTAATTTAGATATCAAAATAGACAATGTAGAGAAGAATTTGCAAAAGGATATATCTAATATAGAGAAGAATCTCCAAAAGGAAATAACCAATCTAGATATTAAAATAGATAGTATAGAGAAAAATTTACTTAAGGAAATACAGAATAATAATGCAGTACTATTAGAAAAACTTAACACGGGAAATAGAATCATATATTTAATGATAATAGGAATAGGGATTTTTTTCCCAATTATTTCTTCTTTGATAAATAAATATTTTATAAATTAGTAATGGTTAAAATATTTTTAGCATATCAAAAAATAATTATATATTTGTTAATATAAATTTGATTTTTATTTAAAAAAGTAATACAATCAGTTACTAGGTATTGTTCATTTAAACTCTACCTGTATAATTTTTGTGCTGAAGCCACTATAGCTTACTTAAGGAGTCTAAACTAAGATTTTTTAAGTAAGCTATAGATTTTTTGTAATTTTTCGATTAAATATTTTCGTATGTAAGTCATTATATTTATGATTTTTTTGTTAAAATATTGTTAAAAAATAGTTTTTGCTATATAGTTGTTTGTATGAAAAATTTATACAAAAGGAGTTTAAATATGACAAAAACTAAAATGCGCAGATCAGTTAAGAAACTGGGTAAACAAAAGATAAAAGTAACAGATATAAGAGTAAATAATCAAGCTTTAGTAACTGATGAGAATCAAGCAAGGGTAAACTTTCTAAAATCTCTCTACACTCTACGTATGAATTTAAGTGGTGTTGCTAAGAACCTTAATGGATATGGGTATAAATATCAAAATTTCAATGAGATAATCAGAGAGATAAAGAATGTTATAAAGAGTAACAATTTAGATATTGATTTCCTGCAATGTCCAACATTTAAAGTTGTGGGAAATAATACAATTAATGTTATTACAACAACATTTTACAGTCCAAGTAGTGGCTACTGTGAGTCATTTGATACTCCAATTTACACAGAAGAATTTTCTTCTCTAGGGGCAAAGAATCAAAATACTTTATCTCAACTTGTAGGTTCATGCATAACATATCATAAAAGATATGCTCTTGTAGGATACCTATCAATAGAGAGTGAAGTTGACACCGATGCTAGTTCATTGGAGCATATTCAAGGAGCTAATGGGAAGCAGGCCAGTAGTGACGAAAATACTAAAAGAGTAACTAAAGGTGAAACAAAACAGCCACTTGTAAGTCACAAATCTGTAACTAGTCTTGATAAGCTGCCTAAACGTATACCCGTTAAGTATCATTATTACAAAAATTTACTTCAAGCATCTAAAAGAATGCATTCGGTATTAGATCATACACCTTTTGATAGTTTAGAAACAATAGATAAGTTTTTACTGCAATTAAATAATGCTGATGATTCGAGTATACTTGAGTTTTTTGAAACTAAACCAGAGCTTAAGACTATAGATTATTGGAGAGATCTTATAAATAGTTATTTAAAGAGGACAAAGTCTGATCCAGAAGTAATTGAAGGTTTTTCTAAATTTTTAGCCTGCAGAGAGTCAAAATATGGCCAGAGTCCACTCAAATTATTTGGATATATAGCAAGTGATGATAATTTTGGATATCTATGTAATAATTAAGTATAATCTCTATTCCATTTAAAGAGAGGCCTTAAGATAAAAACCTCTCTTTTTTATTTAATTTTGTAATTTTGAATATTTCCTATACACCATTTGGACAATGGGTTTAGTTATACTGATATATTCTTGAAACAAATTGATGTTAAACATTAAATTATCAATTGTACTCTCATATTTCAGTGTTGATGCGTCAAAATAAGTAAA
The sequence above is a segment of the Borrelia puertoricensis genome. Coding sequences within it:
- a CDS encoding plasmid maintenance protein, which gives rise to MENKQATKLDAQFHNKYQHKLIVAISTIDYINNKHKKYTQSNLLYYFNGNLKRNGHKETTLKTLQKYLYKLEKVFKVTINYHKHLGVNMGTEVHYKLKYSKKECHLIINKHFRDKKEERHKNRVNDYLKKRCNKKESVEKAECFNNTYNNKEEDKNNIKSIEKLQVQKYAKKCNFKSNAFLSILNLEVDKNFKIQLLKAIKIAENNVYEKINRIKSNNSKLESKQKELSKILDETKANLENEGYDSKQLETQIQNVYEQYKNKPHFIIEKNKYSDLKNIIGKLKKSVERVKSNTKKDKRDIRNNIFSILIDQLRHKVRIEMFVPLLKEYLSKQERLDYGKVFNNQYYYDFLDLIKNDQKYLKDNEFKQVIN
- a CDS encoding DUF226 domain-containing protein; the encoded protein is MNDVIDNVEKKKIRLIPKEEKLLFIKIEEIEGRKIYHTKIMKDLYTFDVDKNQKDKFFISLRGLFNEEKAEYFRLFPIKEGDKFLGIYYGYRKPIKNAVRKYEENGITKSVAFSKVYYIEFRFKKGSVFCYLRSFIYLLKKNKVHKRYYKTLIDMLTKLEREVYKFYEKKLPEGGLITKWIEKNLK
- a CDS encoding ParA family protein, giving the protein MDRKKPKIITIASIKGGVGKSTTCLALAFLLSKRNKVLVIDMDTQASVTSYYHDKIQDSNISLKHHNIYEVLVNELDIKKAIVNIDANLDLLPSYLSLHMLNENDMEFKELLLKSNLSCFCNDYNYIILDTAPSFDVISKNALLSSNYIIVPIIAEKWAVECLDLFDFFLNKLGLKLPVFLLITRFKKNNTHKEFLNLLKSRGDFLGIISEREDLNRNIASNSKFSLKKDYMKEYENAINKFLVHLKMLYDG
- a CDS encoding chromosome replication/partitioning protein is translated as MIIKVNKRNLDTIDNDQFDYYQKLKNKLINNFKKEIFHKIEVIKILKEIKDNEYYKLDGYNSFNSFAKNYKIARTQVYDYLRLANAIEEGLLEESFIIENGLTISLLSLRDKEGVSIKKSRQNPIKPLRFQLKKQESYDFYKKNAKFTSFLMDELFENQRDFLDKILKKYKELKGE
- the bdr gene encoding Bdr family repetitive protein translates to MGNLAYKIYRTEDLKNEFLNKGFTEEAVNFILLHNDNSKFEVLREKMNSLEQQIINVESNLKKDIEFTKVEFKRDISNLDIKIDNVEKNLQKDISNIEKNLQKEITNLDIKIDSIEKNLLKEIQNNNAVLLEKLNTGNRIIYLMIIGIGIFFPIISSLINKYFIN
- a CDS encoding ERF family protein codes for the protein MTKTKMRRSVKKLGKQKIKVTDIRVNNQALVTDENQARVNFLKSLYTLRMNLSGVAKNLNGYGYKYQNFNEIIREIKNVIKSNNLDIDFLQCPTFKVVGNNTINVITTTFYSPSSGYCESFDTPIYTEEFSSLGAKNQNTLSQLVGSCITYHKRYALVGYLSIESEVDTDASSLEHIQGANGKQASSDENTKRVTKGETKQPLVSHKSVTSLDKLPKRIPVKYHYYKNLLQASKRMHSVLDHTPFDSLETIDKFLLQLNNADDSSILEFFETKPELKTIDYWRDLINSYLKRTKSDPEVIEGFSKFLACRESKYGQSPLKLFGYIASDDNFGYLCNN